In Devosia sp. 1566, a single genomic region encodes these proteins:
- a CDS encoding inositol monophosphatase family protein, giving the protein MSRSALLNVMVSAAIKAGKSLTKDFGEVESLQVSRKGPADFVSKADLRAEQIVFDELRKARPTYAFLMEEGGEVAGTDGQHRWIVDPLDGTTNFLHSIPLFACAIALERGGEIVASVIFNPVMDELYTAEKGGGAWLNDRRRLRVASRRHLADAVVSTGIKTQGTANDALQLRQVAAINPAIAGLRRSGSISVDMAWLASGRFDALWEAGLAPWDVAPGLLMVKEAGGFVSDYAGSTGSVANGQIVAGNEALQPALLKQLQAIR; this is encoded by the coding sequence ATGTCTCGTTCAGCTCTCCTCAATGTCATGGTTTCGGCCGCCATCAAGGCCGGCAAGTCGCTCACCAAGGATTTTGGCGAAGTCGAGTCGCTGCAGGTTTCCCGCAAGGGTCCCGCCGATTTCGTGTCCAAGGCCGATCTGCGCGCCGAACAGATCGTCTTTGATGAACTGCGCAAGGCCCGCCCGACCTATGCGTTCCTGATGGAAGAAGGCGGCGAAGTGGCCGGCACCGACGGCCAGCACCGCTGGATCGTCGATCCGCTCGATGGCACCACCAATTTCCTCCATTCCATTCCCCTCTTTGCCTGCGCCATCGCGCTTGAGCGGGGCGGCGAGATCGTTGCGTCGGTGATTTTCAATCCCGTGATGGACGAACTCTATACCGCCGAAAAGGGCGGCGGCGCCTGGCTCAATGATCGCCGGCGCCTGCGTGTAGCGTCGCGTCGCCATCTGGCCGATGCGGTGGTTTCCACCGGCATCAAGACCCAGGGTACGGCCAATGATGCGCTGCAGCTGCGCCAGGTGGCCGCCATCAATCCCGCCATCGCCGGGCTTCGCCGGTCGGGCTCCATCTCGGTGGATATGGCTTGGCTGGCTTCAGGGCGCTTCGATGCGCTGTGGGAAGCCGGTCTGGCACCGTGGGATGTGGCGCCTGGCCTGCTGATGGTCAAGGAAGCTGGCGGCTTTGTTTCCGATTATGCCGGCAGCACCGGCTCTGTTGCCAACGGCCAGATCGTGGCAGGCAACGAAGCGCTCCAGCCCGCTCTGCTCAAGCAGTTGCAGGCTATCCGGTAA